In Streptomyces sp. NBC_01439, the following are encoded in one genomic region:
- a CDS encoding M20 family metallopeptidase has translation MMMDNDAIEFLLRFLETDSVSPLEGGDPAGTRRAQEMFAEFTRDRGFEVSWETADVTALLADPHTPVLVREHAGAEGWLSDQPVVAASIGDADAEKTVVINFHVDTVSPHLPVEFRDGVIHARGAVDDKGAGIAVVCGVAYAYRQNPDLAGKVRTVILSVPGEEGGAMGCYGTKPALAKRDKASLLVFAEPTGLLVHDTSFATMTLEVTMDAPDSTDDFPYENANATLVLAAVATDLASGLKDLVENRDIKCCVAGLHTGLQHNRVYGSGRLLVNFAYCDTRYAQVVHERVEEILAASVERVKAEYGPSRFAREWAADLGDALHWRWLKQGLPSLRNRSSEYEALLAECGLERLAGDQLDEAFTSDAIWGQDAADYTVVCGPGGLDSHGAHTDGEYVAVSELDEYARRIALLVTKVADSG, from the coding sequence ATGATGATGGACAATGATGCGATCGAGTTCCTCCTGCGGTTTCTCGAAACCGACAGCGTGAGCCCGCTGGAGGGCGGCGACCCGGCCGGGACGCGGCGGGCGCAGGAGATGTTCGCGGAATTCACCCGGGACCGGGGATTCGAGGTGTCCTGGGAGACCGCCGACGTCACGGCGCTGCTCGCGGACCCGCACACCCCGGTGCTGGTGCGGGAACACGCCGGTGCCGAGGGGTGGCTGAGCGACCAGCCGGTCGTCGCGGCGAGCATCGGTGACGCCGACGCGGAGAAGACGGTCGTCATCAATTTCCACGTCGACACGGTATCCCCGCACCTTCCGGTCGAATTCCGGGACGGCGTCATTCACGCGCGGGGCGCGGTGGACGACAAAGGGGCTGGAATTGCCGTTGTCTGCGGTGTAGCGTACGCATACCGCCAGAATCCGGATCTCGCCGGAAAAGTCCGTACGGTCATTCTTTCCGTACCGGGTGAAGAAGGCGGAGCGATGGGGTGCTACGGCACCAAGCCGGCGCTGGCGAAGCGCGACAAGGCATCGTTGCTGGTGTTCGCCGAGCCGACCGGTCTGCTCGTCCACGACACGTCGTTCGCGACGATGACGCTCGAAGTCACGATGGACGCTCCGGACAGCACGGACGACTTCCCGTACGAGAACGCCAACGCCACGCTCGTCCTCGCGGCCGTCGCCACGGACCTCGCCTCCGGTCTGAAGGACCTGGTGGAGAACCGCGACATCAAATGCTGTGTCGCCGGTCTGCACACCGGCCTCCAGCACAACCGCGTGTACGGAAGCGGGCGCCTGCTCGTCAACTTCGCCTACTGCGACACGCGTTACGCCCAGGTCGTCCACGAGCGGGTGGAGGAGATCCTCGCCGCGTCCGTGGAGCGCGTGAAGGCGGAGTACGGACCGAGCCGGTTCGCCCGCGAGTGGGCCGCCGATCTCGGCGACGCACTGCACTGGCGGTGGCTCAAGCAGGGCCTGCCGTCGTTGCGCAACCGGTCGTCGGAGTACGAGGCACTGCTCGCGGAGTGCGGCCTGGAGCGGCTCGCGGGCGACCAGCTCGACGAAGCCTTCACCAGCGACGCGATCTGGGGCCAGGACGCGGCCGACTACACGGTGGTCTGCGGCCCCGGCGGCCTGGACAGCCACGGCGCCCACACCGACGGCGAGTACGTGGCGGTCAGCGAACTCGACGAGTACGCACGGCGGATCGCCCTTCTGGTCACCAAGGTCGCCGACTCCGGCTGA
- a CDS encoding sugar phosphate isomerase/epimerase family protein, which translates to MLNEGWRDRLSVIGDECGFTWEQQIANTEALGLKSIELRSVAGRSLGAYAWPETEDMARSLADAGLSVVALDSPVGAGSIAATTLEEDLATAERWLELACLFGTPSVRVMSYGRAELTDEAWQAESVRRLLALRDLAKAYDRRLLHENCVGWGGRDAASAELFMREAGDEHLAFLMDTGNGVWYGYDSVEMAGAVLPYVRHVHIKDARLREGEAVPCLPGEGRARVADTLALVLSEYPEMTLSLEPHLLVQPHLGIQCEDGEALYKSVAACIEGLTG; encoded by the coding sequence GTGCTGAACGAAGGGTGGCGCGACCGGCTGTCCGTCATCGGCGACGAGTGCGGCTTCACCTGGGAGCAGCAGATCGCCAACACCGAGGCCCTGGGACTGAAGAGCATCGAGCTCCGCTCGGTCGCCGGCCGCTCGTTGGGCGCGTACGCGTGGCCCGAGACCGAAGACATGGCCCGCTCCCTGGCGGACGCCGGACTCTCGGTCGTCGCCCTGGACAGCCCGGTCGGCGCCGGGAGCATCGCCGCCACCACGTTGGAGGAGGACCTGGCGACGGCCGAACGCTGGTTGGAGCTGGCCTGTCTCTTCGGGACGCCATCGGTGCGCGTGATGTCGTACGGACGGGCGGAGCTGACCGACGAGGCGTGGCAGGCCGAATCGGTGCGCCGCCTGCTCGCCCTGCGGGACCTGGCCAAGGCCTACGACCGCCGTCTCCTGCACGAGAACTGCGTCGGCTGGGGCGGCCGGGACGCGGCTTCGGCGGAGCTGTTCATGCGGGAGGCCGGCGACGAGCACCTCGCCTTCCTCATGGATACCGGAAACGGCGTCTGGTACGGCTACGACTCCGTCGAGATGGCCGGGGCGGTCCTCCCGTACGTGCGGCACGTACACATCAAGGACGCGCGACTGCGCGAGGGGGAGGCCGTGCCCTGCCTGCCCGGCGAAGGGAGGGCCCGCGTCGCGGACACGCTGGCACTCGTCCTGAGCGAATACCCCGAAATGACGCTGAGCCTGGAACCGCACCTCCTGGTGCAGCCGCACCTGGGAATTCAGTGCGAGGACGGCGAAGCGCTGTACAAGAGCGTCGCCGCATGCATAGAAGGTTTGACCGGATGA
- a CDS encoding DegT/DnrJ/EryC1/StrS family aminotransferase, translating to MSATASSTSTAGRDLARTVLLYMDAAVRDESFIVGPQVRALEEYVSGVTGKSAVCVSSGPVGLMLVRRAGFAGAPLTVASDAGAAVRAVVEGEGRLVQQASALWADGVPVQGSLLVRDLTVPAEAAQCPGAVGTAEVVGIGEFASLVRQERVARRVAAADAVVVHAARDYGYGAGDFGIVACSEETARRLRVLRNHGRDGLGTYLHAQVGFNNRMDEVQARLLLDRIAAEVDDGAEGTAC from the coding sequence ATGTCTGCGACAGCATCGTCGACTTCTACCGCGGGGCGTGACCTGGCCCGCACGGTCCTGTTGTACATGGACGCCGCCGTGCGCGACGAGTCGTTCATCGTCGGCCCGCAGGTGCGGGCGCTGGAAGAGTACGTCAGCGGGGTCACGGGCAAGAGCGCGGTCTGCGTGAGCAGCGGACCGGTGGGCCTGATGCTGGTGCGCCGGGCCGGGTTCGCGGGAGCACCGCTGACCGTGGCGTCGGACGCCGGTGCCGCGGTGCGCGCCGTCGTCGAGGGCGAGGGCCGTCTCGTGCAGCAGGCGAGCGCACTGTGGGCCGATGGGGTTCCGGTTCAAGGATCCCTCTTGGTGAGGGACCTGACGGTGCCCGCAGAAGCTGCGCAGTGCCCGGGCGCGGTCGGTACCGCCGAGGTCGTGGGCATCGGGGAGTTCGCCTCGCTCGTACGCCAGGAGCGGGTCGCCCGACGGGTCGCCGCGGCGGACGCGGTGGTCGTCCACGCCGCCCGCGACTACGGGTACGGAGCCGGTGACTTCGGCATCGTCGCCTGCTCGGAGGAGACCGCCCGGCGTCTGCGCGTGCTGCGCAACCACGGGCGCGACGGTCTGGGTACCTATCTGCATGCCCAGGTCGGCTTCAACAACCGCATGGACGAGGTGCAGGCCCGGTTGCTGCTCGACCGGATCGCAGCCGAGGTCGACGACGGCGCGGAGGGCACGGCGTGCTGA
- a CDS encoding DegT/DnrJ/EryC1/StrS family aminotransferase yields the protein MTNVPFFRNSTTWQQVRGSVETNIARSIDEGLPVDGVLVREVEEELARRLGCAGVRMTASGSDALLVLLRQQGIGPGDEVIVPAYTFFASVAAVIHVGARPVIVDIRPDSYTVSAEAVEKAVTERTKAVLAVHLFTTMADMERLGLLCEDRGLLLIEDSAQGIGMSRAGRVAGTAARGGVLSFFPSKTIGALGDAGAVIATDPAQLEQFDAILGRLDGSASVYGCDEIQAAVVQACLPLLDAFKDKRRELFAYYDGRLRDTEGVRQLPQLSPEDVGYVYVGEFDRRDELQAHLKARGITTEIFYPLPLSRQECLADVADCAQPVPVAEAASTRVLALPLYSDLLEEEAAHVCDSIVDFYRGA from the coding sequence GTGACGAACGTACCGTTCTTCAGGAACTCGACGACCTGGCAGCAGGTGCGCGGGAGCGTCGAGACGAACATCGCCCGGAGCATCGACGAGGGCCTCCCCGTCGACGGCGTCCTGGTGCGCGAGGTCGAGGAGGAGCTGGCCCGGCGGCTCGGCTGCGCAGGGGTCCGCATGACCGCCAGCGGCTCGGACGCGCTGCTCGTACTGCTCCGACAGCAGGGCATCGGCCCCGGCGACGAGGTGATCGTCCCGGCGTACACCTTCTTCGCGTCGGTCGCCGCGGTGATCCACGTCGGCGCGCGCCCCGTCATCGTGGACATCCGCCCGGACTCCTACACGGTGTCCGCGGAGGCCGTCGAAAAGGCGGTCACCGAGCGCACCAAGGCCGTACTCGCCGTCCACCTGTTCACGACCATGGCGGACATGGAGCGCCTCGGCCTCCTCTGCGAGGACCGCGGGCTGCTCCTCATCGAGGACAGCGCGCAGGGCATCGGCATGAGCCGGGCCGGGCGCGTGGCGGGCACGGCCGCGCGCGGCGGAGTGCTCTCCTTCTTCCCCAGCAAGACGATCGGCGCGCTCGGCGACGCCGGGGCGGTCATCGCCACGGACCCGGCCCAACTCGAGCAATTCGACGCCATCTTGGGGCGGCTCGACGGATCGGCGAGCGTGTACGGGTGCGACGAGATCCAGGCGGCCGTCGTCCAGGCCTGCCTGCCGCTCCTCGACGCCTTCAAGGACAAGCGCCGGGAGCTGTTCGCCTATTACGACGGGCGGCTGCGCGACACGGAGGGCGTACGGCAGCTGCCGCAGCTGTCGCCCGAGGACGTCGGCTACGTCTACGTCGGCGAGTTCGACCGCCGCGACGAGCTGCAGGCCCATCTGAAGGCCCGTGGCATCACGACGGAGATCTTCTACCCGCTGCCGCTGTCCCGGCAGGAGTGCCTGGCGGACGTCGCGGACTGCGCGCAGCCCGTGCCGGTCGCCGAGGCCGCGTCCACCCGCGTGTTGGCCCTGCCGCTGTATTCGGATCTCTTGGAAGAGGAGGCAGCACATGTCTGCGACAGCATCGTCGACTTCTACCGCGGGGCGTGA
- a CDS encoding Gfo/Idh/MocA family protein, whose amino-acid sequence MRTVLVGYGHAARDLHRTAIEESDLRYAVDEIVAVDPRSPQAHDLPVYATLQDLPGITASDVFHVTVPPADHAAVVEEIVELGGKRIIVEKPLTTDGNTARRMAKACAGAGASLYPVGIWNFSSGVDRLRRDLDRGGKPLHYEFEQSKDRVGRTLSNTSHSSAFEVELPHQVLAAIWTFGEIEDVLQASSRSLWADGRELPHAGGAYVVVRHRSGVMGTLVGHLDKELRTRRLRVACSGGDLRVDLPLTKADRSSFYHDSTGRIHEIPDRPLTECLVSAYTAGPAEGQARFNVDMHVHCIDVLEAARRRAGAP is encoded by the coding sequence ATGAGGACCGTCCTCGTCGGATACGGGCACGCGGCGCGAGACCTCCACCGAACGGCCATCGAGGAATCCGACCTCAGGTACGCGGTCGACGAGATCGTCGCCGTCGACCCCCGTAGTCCGCAGGCCCATGACCTGCCGGTCTACGCCACCCTCCAGGACCTCCCCGGGATCACCGCGTCCGACGTCTTCCACGTGACGGTCCCGCCCGCCGACCACGCGGCCGTGGTCGAAGAGATCGTTGAGCTGGGCGGCAAGCGGATCATCGTCGAGAAGCCCCTGACGACGGACGGCAACACCGCACGCCGGATGGCGAAGGCGTGCGCGGGTGCGGGCGCCTCCCTCTACCCGGTGGGCATCTGGAACTTCTCGTCGGGCGTGGACCGTCTGCGCCGCGACCTGGACCGGGGCGGGAAGCCCCTGCACTACGAGTTCGAGCAGTCCAAGGACCGCGTCGGCCGGACCTTGTCGAACACGAGTCACAGCAGCGCCTTCGAGGTGGAGCTGCCGCACCAGGTGCTCGCCGCGATCTGGACGTTCGGCGAGATAGAGGACGTCCTCCAGGCCTCGTCGCGGTCGCTGTGGGCCGACGGCCGCGAACTGCCGCACGCCGGCGGCGCGTACGTGGTCGTCAGACACCGCAGCGGCGTGATGGGAACCCTCGTCGGCCACCTCGACAAGGAACTGCGGACCAGGCGCCTGCGCGTCGCCTGCTCCGGCGGCGACCTGCGGGTCGACCTCCCGCTCACCAAGGCCGACAGATCGAGCTTTTACCACGACAGCACGGGGCGGATCCACGAGATCCCGGACCGCCCCCTCACCGAGTGTCTGGTCTCCGCCTACACGGCGGGGCCGGCGGAAGGTCAGGCCAGATTCAACGTGGACATGCACGTGCATTGCATCGACGTACTGGAAGCCGCACGGCGCCGGGCAGGTGCTCCGTGA
- a CDS encoding NAD-dependent epimerase/dehydratase family protein — MDQPVLITGAAGNMGRMLRQGLRHPLRLTDSTPDEGCEQASVTDLDAMRAAMRGASAVVHLAGITDEDSWERIVDVNVDGTRTVLEAARLEGVQQVVLASSNHAAGFQERGAGELPGDITARPDTYYGFSKAALESLGALYHDRFGMNVVCLRIGTCYDKPFDVRSLSTWLSPADCVRLVEASLRAEGFHIVWGVSDNTRRWWSLDAGRHIGYVPRDDAEVFAEEMLAKASGDLSADLGQRYVGGFFCALPLGERP, encoded by the coding sequence ATGGATCAACCGGTACTCATCACCGGGGCGGCCGGGAACATGGGTCGGATGCTGAGGCAGGGCCTGCGGCATCCGCTGCGGCTCACGGACAGCACTCCGGACGAGGGCTGTGAGCAGGCGTCCGTCACCGACCTGGACGCGATGCGGGCCGCGATGCGCGGCGCGAGCGCCGTCGTGCACCTCGCGGGCATCACCGACGAGGACAGCTGGGAGCGGATCGTCGACGTCAACGTCGACGGGACGCGTACGGTCCTCGAAGCCGCGCGCCTGGAGGGCGTCCAGCAGGTCGTGCTGGCGTCGAGCAACCACGCGGCGGGGTTCCAGGAGCGGGGTGCGGGTGAACTGCCGGGCGACATCACCGCACGGCCGGACACCTATTACGGGTTCAGCAAAGCGGCTCTGGAGTCGCTCGGCGCCCTCTACCACGACCGGTTCGGCATGAACGTCGTCTGCCTGCGCATCGGGACCTGTTACGACAAACCGTTCGACGTCCGGTCGCTCTCCACCTGGCTCTCCCCGGCGGACTGCGTGCGGCTGGTCGAGGCGTCGCTGCGGGCCGAGGGCTTCCACATCGTGTGGGGCGTCTCCGACAACACCCGGCGCTGGTGGTCGCTCGACGCGGGCAGGCACATCGGCTACGTACCGCGCGACGACGCGGAGGTGTTCGCCGAGGAGATGCTGGCGAAGGCCTCCGGGGACCTGTCGGCCGACCTCGGGCAGCGCTACGTAGGGGGCTTCTTCTGCGCGCTTCCCCTCGGCGAGCGCCCATGA
- a CDS encoding ATP-grasp domain-containing protein has protein sequence MSALRELGARVWCVATPDIYARFGDQAEVESAVLVSDCTDVEEILCALQREGLSPSDFDAVCSQQEFSLVATALLGAELSPIKPLTAALLRDKYLQKSRIAEADIPVAGCRIHPDLAALDSVSDQLPVVVKPILGASCANTYVARDTQEFGHAIAEFRTSGFNGPFLVEEFVTGAEHHVDGIVRDGELLFLGISRYLQNVIELRSGVLSGSIALRPVLYPSLYEKVSSLARASLAALGHRDGVFHMEVFVHGDEVTFSECAGRVGGGPIDQLVSAHFGVDLHLEWAKTMFGGPGPVTAAPSGEVHGYALLMAAGTGTVRAIPSRAEFLAQDGVVSGRPMVGVGYRVDAPTAASDVHIGEVVVRGATEDDVVKRLHEINEWFRAQVVLG, from the coding sequence TTGAGTGCGCTGCGTGAGCTGGGCGCCAGGGTGTGGTGCGTGGCCACCCCGGACATCTACGCCCGGTTCGGCGACCAGGCCGAGGTGGAGAGCGCCGTTCTGGTCTCCGACTGCACGGATGTGGAGGAGATCCTGTGCGCTCTTCAGCGAGAGGGTCTCAGCCCCTCTGATTTCGACGCCGTCTGTAGCCAGCAGGAGTTCTCCCTCGTCGCCACGGCGCTCCTCGGTGCGGAATTGAGCCCGATAAAGCCGTTGACGGCGGCTCTGCTGCGGGACAAGTACCTGCAGAAGAGCCGGATAGCGGAGGCAGATATTCCAGTCGCGGGTTGTCGCATTCATCCCGACCTCGCTGCGCTGGACAGCGTGTCGGACCAGCTGCCGGTGGTGGTCAAGCCCATTCTGGGCGCCTCGTGCGCGAACACCTATGTGGCGCGGGACACGCAGGAATTCGGCCACGCGATCGCCGAATTCCGTACCTCCGGATTCAACGGGCCGTTCCTGGTGGAGGAGTTCGTCACCGGTGCCGAGCACCACGTGGACGGAATCGTCCGCGACGGCGAACTGCTCTTCCTCGGCATCAGCCGGTACCTCCAGAACGTGATCGAGCTCCGCTCCGGCGTACTGTCCGGCAGCATCGCGCTGCGCCCCGTGCTGTACCCGTCCCTGTACGAGAAGGTCAGCTCGCTGGCACGCGCCTCCCTGGCCGCGCTCGGTCACCGGGACGGGGTCTTCCACATGGAGGTCTTCGTGCACGGCGACGAGGTCACCTTCAGCGAGTGCGCCGGACGCGTCGGTGGCGGTCCCATCGACCAGCTGGTCTCTGCGCACTTCGGCGTCGACCTCCACCTGGAGTGGGCGAAGACGATGTTCGGCGGCCCGGGCCCCGTCACCGCCGCACCCTCCGGCGAGGTGCACGGCTACGCCCTGCTGATGGCCGCGGGCACCGGCACCGTACGCGCCATTCCGAGCCGCGCGGAGTTCCTCGCGCAGGACGGGGTGGTCTCCGGGCGCCCCATGGTGGGCGTCGGCTACCGGGTCGACGCGCCGACCGCCGCATCCGACGTCCACATCGGCGAGGTGGTGGTGCGTGGCGCAACCGAGGACGACGTCGTCAAGAGGCTTCACGAGATCAACGAGTGGTTCCGCGCCCAGGTCGTCCTGGGCTGA
- a CDS encoding non-ribosomal peptide synthetase translates to MSNALELQLILQDFPDQAAFWQRQRTTWADPTALVRDHLRDHAGGRTAVTVALPDHTALAARSLTSGDPLLTRVLGGSVLALLAARATDRDEVTVFLPLPAAAGGDLAVPVTIALTDDLTGEGLLGSARAALEEASVHLDVPLHALLDAEETRPTDLMLAVGGCLTEEDASARGCPLLLDLRLEPEGGSGWIELLYEARLFSGATAHRLAESFVEFMGLLLKDPAQSVTSLLPATDFERSLMRREFNATSAAFPADRTLHSFLEERAATTPDTVAVVDDGTTYAQLNTAANRLARTLRSRGIGAGDVVGVCVPRSPRMLVAVYAVLKAGGAYLPVDPTLPANRIDYILGHSGTSVVVVTDETAHVATGRTAVNADDPAVEASDATDLEAVSGPEDLAYVIYTSGSTGRPKGVMVEHRAIVNRLWWMQRAYPLGSDDVILHKTPFTFDVSVWEIFWWSLAGASVVTLPGGDERDPQRIARRIADAGVTTMHFVPSMLHAFLLYTTVTRDVPELSSLRRVFASGEALAVSHSEAFTRRLGSSAQLVNLYGPTEAAVDVTYQACTDVDTTRAVPIGRPIDNIRLYILTRAGQLAPVGTPGELCIAGTGLARGYLNAPELTEERFVPNPFEDGGRLYRTGDLARWLDDGTIEYLGRIDAQVKIRGYRIELGEIEHVAAACPGVVDCAVTTATNRAGAVALVAYVVPGPDYSQTRLREALAADLPAYMVPRQVVEVDGIPTNHNGKRDLKALTRA, encoded by the coding sequence GTGAGCAACGCCCTCGAACTCCAGCTCATCCTGCAGGACTTCCCGGATCAAGCTGCGTTCTGGCAGCGACAGCGGACCACCTGGGCCGATCCCACGGCGCTGGTCCGCGACCACCTGCGCGACCACGCCGGCGGCCGCACCGCCGTCACCGTGGCGCTCCCGGACCACACGGCCCTCGCCGCCCGGTCCCTGACCTCCGGCGATCCGCTACTGACCCGGGTGCTCGGCGGCTCGGTGCTCGCCCTGCTCGCGGCGCGCGCCACCGATCGGGACGAGGTGACCGTGTTCCTCCCGCTGCCCGCGGCGGCGGGCGGAGACCTGGCGGTCCCCGTGACCATTGCACTGACGGACGACCTCACCGGGGAGGGCCTGCTCGGCTCGGCTCGCGCCGCCCTCGAGGAGGCGTCGGTCCACCTGGACGTTCCGCTGCACGCGCTCCTGGACGCGGAAGAGACCCGGCCCACCGATCTGATGCTCGCCGTGGGCGGCTGCCTCACCGAGGAGGACGCCTCCGCCCGCGGCTGCCCGCTCCTGCTCGACCTGCGTCTTGAGCCGGAGGGCGGATCCGGCTGGATCGAGCTGCTCTACGAAGCACGGTTGTTCTCGGGTGCCACTGCCCATCGCCTGGCCGAGTCCTTCGTGGAGTTCATGGGCCTGCTGCTCAAGGACCCCGCGCAGTCCGTCACCTCCCTCCTCCCCGCAACCGACTTCGAACGCTCCCTGATGAGACGTGAGTTCAACGCGACATCGGCAGCGTTTCCGGCGGACCGCACCCTGCACAGCTTCCTGGAGGAGCGGGCCGCCACCACGCCCGACACCGTGGCCGTCGTCGACGACGGCACGACCTACGCCCAGCTGAACACGGCGGCGAACCGCCTCGCCCGCACACTACGGTCCCGGGGCATCGGCGCGGGCGACGTGGTCGGCGTCTGCGTCCCGCGCTCACCCCGCATGCTCGTGGCGGTGTACGCCGTCCTCAAAGCGGGTGGTGCGTACCTGCCGGTGGATCCGACGCTGCCGGCCAACCGCATCGACTACATCCTCGGCCACAGCGGCACCTCGGTGGTCGTGGTGACCGACGAGACCGCGCACGTCGCGACGGGCCGCACGGCGGTCAACGCGGACGACCCGGCGGTGGAGGCCTCGGACGCGACCGACCTGGAGGCCGTGAGCGGCCCCGAGGACCTGGCGTACGTCATCTACACGTCGGGCTCCACCGGCCGCCCCAAGGGCGTCATGGTCGAGCACCGGGCCATCGTCAACCGCCTGTGGTGGATGCAGCGCGCCTACCCGCTGGGCTCGGACGACGTCATCCTGCACAAGACGCCGTTCACCTTCGACGTCTCGGTGTGGGAGATCTTCTGGTGGTCGCTGGCCGGCGCCTCGGTCGTCACCCTGCCCGGCGGTGACGAAAGGGACCCGCAGCGGATCGCCCGGCGAATCGCCGATGCCGGGGTCACCACGATGCACTTCGTTCCCTCGATGCTGCACGCCTTCCTGCTGTACACCACGGTCACGCGCGATGTTCCCGAACTTTCCTCGCTACGAAGGGTGTTCGCGAGCGGCGAGGCGCTCGCGGTGAGCCACAGCGAGGCGTTCACGCGCCGGCTCGGCTCCTCCGCACAACTGGTCAATCTGTACGGGCCCACGGAGGCCGCCGTAGACGTCACGTACCAGGCGTGCACCGACGTCGATACCACCCGCGCGGTCCCGATCGGCCGCCCGATCGACAACATCCGGCTCTACATCCTGACGAGAGCGGGCCAGTTGGCGCCCGTGGGCACCCCTGGCGAACTGTGCATCGCCGGAACCGGCCTGGCCCGCGGCTACCTCAACGCACCCGAGCTCACCGAGGAGCGGTTCGTACCGAACCCCTTCGAGGACGGGGGCCGCCTGTACCGCACGGGCGACCTGGCCCGCTGGCTGGACGACGGCACCATCGAGTACCTCGGTCGAATCGACGCCCAGGTGAAGATCCGCGGCTACCGCATCGAGCTGGGCGAGATCGAACACGTCGCCGCAGCCTGTCCCGGCGTCGTCGACTGTGCGGTCACCACGGCGACGAACAGGGCCGGCGCCGTCGCCCTGGTCGCGTACGTGGTCCCGGGCCCGGACTACTCGCAGACCCGCCTGCGCGAGGCGCTGGCGGCGGACCTGCCCGCGTACATGGTTCCGCGCCAAGTGGTCGAAGTGGACGGGATCCCCACGAACCACAACGGAAAGCGAGACCTGAAGGCGCTGACGCGAGCCTGA
- the istB gene encoding IS21-like element helper ATPase IstB, translating into MPRTTIADTTEDTTAASAGVNRRTGQQTASDLAFLARAMKAPALLDAAGRLEERARKESWTHTEYLVACLQREVSARESHGGEARVRAARFPAVKTLEELDVTHLRGLTRQQLAHLGTLDFIAGKENVVFLGPPGTGKTHLATGLAVRACQAGHRVAFATAAEWVDRLADAHHTGRLADELTRLGRYPLIVVDEVGYIPFEAEAANLFFQLVSNRYERASVIVTSNKPFGRWGEVFGDETVAAAMIDRLVHHAEVHSLKGDSYRMKGRELGRVPTVNDND; encoded by the coding sequence ATGCCCCGCACCACCATCGCCGACACCACCGAGGACACCACCGCCGCTTCGGCTGGAGTGAACCGGCGGACCGGGCAGCAGACCGCCTCCGACCTGGCCTTCCTCGCCCGCGCGATGAAAGCCCCCGCACTCTTGGATGCCGCGGGCCGACTGGAGGAACGGGCCCGCAAGGAATCCTGGACCCACACCGAATACCTCGTCGCCTGCCTCCAGCGGGAGGTATCCGCCCGGGAATCCCACGGCGGCGAAGCGAGAGTACGGGCGGCGCGTTTCCCCGCGGTCAAGACCCTGGAGGAACTCGATGTCACCCACCTGCGCGGCCTGACGCGCCAGCAGCTGGCGCATCTGGGCACGCTGGACTTCATCGCGGGCAAGGAGAACGTCGTCTTCCTCGGCCCGCCCGGCACCGGCAAGACCCACCTGGCCACCGGACTTGCGGTCCGGGCCTGCCAGGCCGGTCACCGCGTCGCGTTCGCCACCGCGGCCGAGTGGGTCGACCGCCTGGCCGATGCCCACCACACCGGCCGCCTGGCCGACGAACTCACCCGACTCGGACGCTATCCGCTGATCGTGGTGGACGAGGTGGGATACATCCCCTTCGAGGCCGAAGCCGCGAATCTGTTCTTCCAGCTCGTCTCGAACAGATACGAACGCGCGTCCGTGATCGTCACCAGCAACAAGCCCTTCGGACGCTGGGGAGAAGTCTTCGGCGACGAGACTGTCGCCGCCGCCATGATCGACCGCCTCGTCCACCACGCCGAGGTCCACTCCCTCAAGGGAGACTCCTACCGCATGAAAGGACGAGAACTCGGCCGCGTTCCCACCGTCAACGACAACGACTGA